The genome window TGGGGCACTTGTGGTAGACAGGGTACTTGAAGATCTGGGATTGACGGAGCTCGCGGACAGACCTCTGGATGCACTCAGCGGCGGACAACGGCAGCGGGTCGCACTAGCAAAAGTCATGGCTCAGGAGCCACGGTTGTTGCTGCTGGACGAGCCGACTACGTTTCTGGATATTAAATATCAATTGCAATTCATGGAGTTGTTATCGGCCTGGCGACAGAGAAATAACATTACGATTGTAGCTGTGCTGCATGATCTGAATCTGGCCGCATTATTTTGCGATCACATTCTGGCGCTGCGTGAGGGCATGGCGGTTGGAAAGGGCACACCTCATACGTTAATCAACGAAGCGAATATTCAGGACATATTTCGCGTCAAACCCGCAATTGTCTCCCATCCCGACCATGCCATACCTCAACTGCTGCTACGGCGGGACATCGATTAATTGAAGCGGGGCAACCCATATTTTGATGAAGGAAGTGCTGGTTGTATGAATAATGAACAGATGTTGGAGCAAATAACCAAAAGGATTACCGCTCCTAATCAGGAAGTGGCGGCAGAAACCTCTGCGCACGTGGATTCGTTGACGAAGCCGCCAGGGAGTCTGGGCAAATTGGAAGAGCTGGTGATCCGCCTGGCTGGCATGACGGGTAATGCACGTCCGCGTTTTGATCACAGGGCGGTCATTGTCATGGCCGCAGATCACGGCGTAGTGGAAGAAGGCATCAGTGCTTTTCCTGCTGAAGTAACTCCGCAGATGGTCCAGAATTTCCTCGCTGGGGGCGCTGCGGTGAATGTGCTTGCCCGTCACGCCGGAGCTGATGTGATCTGTGTGGATATCGGTGTGAATGCCGATCTTGAACATCCAGACCTGCTTTCCCATAAAATTCGCAAAGGCACGGCCAACATGGCCCGAGGTGCAGCGATGACCCGGGATGAGGCCGTTCGGGCTATCCTTGCAGGAGCCAAAGTTGTATCGGCAGAGGTGGCGAAGGGAACACAGCTGTTTGTCACTGGAGAGATGGGAATCGGCAACACCACTGCAAGTGCTGCGGTAATGAGCGCACTAACCGGAGTTGCACCTGCCGCCGCCGTGGGGAGAGGTACCGGAATTGATGATGCAGGCTTGCAGCGCAAGGCTGCTGTAGTCAGCCGGGCACTTAGTGTAAACGCTCCGAACCCGGAAGATGCACTGGATGTTCTATGCAAAGTGGGTGGACTGGAGATTGCTGGACTCACGGGGGTTATCCTCGCAGCAGCTGCTCATCGTTGCCCGGTTGTTGTAGACGGGTTCATCTCTACCGCCGCGGCGCTGGTTGCGAGACAACTTGCACCGCTGAGTACCGCTTATATGATCGCTTCTCATACTTCACATGAAAATGGACATGGAGCGCTGCTGCGTGAACTGGATCTGAAATCGATGCTGGATCTGGACATGCGTCTGGGTGAAGGCACAGGTGGTGTGCTCAGTCTTCATCTGATTGACGCAGCATGCCTTATTCTGAACGAGATGGCGACCTTTGCAAGCGCGGGTGTCTCGGACGGGACAAGCCCTGCTTCGGACTCCGCTGCGTCGGATGACTCATCCGTGCAAAGAGAGGATTCCCGATGAGCGTACTGGTGACGGGCGGGGCACGCAGTGGCAAAAGCTCCTTTGCCGAACGTCTCTGCATGCAGCGTTCCTCGGAGGCCTGGTATGTGGCGACAGCCCAGGCGTACGATGATGAAATGCGTGAGCGTATCGCCATGCATCAGCAGCAGCGCGAGGCATCGGGGTATCTGTGGCATACGATGGAAGAGCCGATGCATCTGCCTGCTTTGATTAATCGCATGGGTGAAGGGCACACAGGGACTTCTGCACCCACCATTCTGGTGGATTGCCTGACGCTTTGGCTGACGAATGTTTTGTTAGCACATGAGCATGACGAGAAGCAGGTGTTACAGGGACATTTGGATGCGCTGGTTGAAGCGATTCGAATCTATCCCGGTTTGCTCGTTCTTGTTACAAATGAAGTGGGGGACGGGATCGTACCGGAATATGCCCTTGGCAGGAAATATCGGGATTTGGCCGGTGTATTAAATCAGCGCATTGCGGCGATATGCGGTGAAGTGTTTCTGGTAACCGTAGGCATTGCGACTGAACTGAAAAGCAAGGAGTACCGCTTATGAAGGATGGCACGCCTGCTCCTCAGCGCAAAAATGCCGCGGCAGCCGCTTTTCAATTTTTGTCCCGTTTCCCTGTCAAAATGCACATCGATTTTGTCCCG of Paenibacillus sp. FSL R5-0517 contains these proteins:
- a CDS encoding ABC transporter ATP-binding protein encodes the protein MNSSTGSNSLISIKGAGKSYGDHQALRSVDWHVDEGDWWGIVGPNGSGKSTLIQLIAGTEQLSEGQIRIDARDISSYSRKDLSRMIAVLQQDGLPPISYPVRDVVEMGRYPYQNWLGREAGDGALVVDRVLEDLGLTELADRPLDALSGGQRQRVALAKVMAQEPRLLLLDEPTTFLDIKYQLQFMELLSAWRQRNNITIVAVLHDLNLAALFCDHILALREGMAVGKGTPHTLINEANIQDIFRVKPAIVSHPDHAIPQLLLRRDID
- the cobT gene encoding nicotinate-nucleotide--dimethylbenzimidazole phosphoribosyltransferase, giving the protein MNNEQMLEQITKRITAPNQEVAAETSAHVDSLTKPPGSLGKLEELVIRLAGMTGNARPRFDHRAVIVMAADHGVVEEGISAFPAEVTPQMVQNFLAGGAAVNVLARHAGADVICVDIGVNADLEHPDLLSHKIRKGTANMARGAAMTRDEAVRAILAGAKVVSAEVAKGTQLFVTGEMGIGNTTASAAVMSALTGVAPAAAVGRGTGIDDAGLQRKAAVVSRALSVNAPNPEDALDVLCKVGGLEIAGLTGVILAAAAHRCPVVVDGFISTAAALVARQLAPLSTAYMIASHTSHENGHGALLRELDLKSMLDLDMRLGEGTGGVLSLHLIDAACLILNEMATFASAGVSDGTSPASDSAASDDSSVQREDSR
- the cobU gene encoding bifunctional adenosylcobinamide kinase/adenosylcobinamide-phosphate guanylyltransferase: MSVLVTGGARSGKSSFAERLCMQRSSEAWYVATAQAYDDEMRERIAMHQQQREASGYLWHTMEEPMHLPALINRMGEGHTGTSAPTILVDCLTLWLTNVLLAHEHDEKQVLQGHLDALVEAIRIYPGLLVLVTNEVGDGIVPEYALGRKYRDLAGVLNQRIAAICGEVFLVTVGIATELKSKEYRL